The following proteins come from a genomic window of Gossypium raimondii isolate GPD5lz chromosome 5, ASM2569854v1, whole genome shotgun sequence:
- the LOC105768554 gene encoding uncharacterized protein LOC105768554, producing the protein MALKWFLSSAFTQVFGHTDGGNLHAKAVVSCPNEGLIGCKEMEGGITSIKTCKEDYPNGFQMPVHYPRYSKADYEKMEEWRIDMLLKEYGFSFNGGTVDEKRAFAIGAFLWPDQL; encoded by the coding sequence ATGGCTCTCAAATGGTTTCTCAGTTCGGCATTTACTCAAGTTTTTGGCCATACCGATGGCGGTAACTTGCATGCCAAGGCAGTGGTATCGTGCCCTAACGAAGGACTTATCGGTTGCAAGGAAATGGAAGGAGGGATCACCAGCATCAAAACCTGCAAGGAAGACTACCCTAATGGCTTCCAAATGCCAGTTCATTATCCTCGATACTCGAAGGCCGATTATGAGAAGATGGAAGAATGGAGGATCGATATGTTGTTGAAGGAATATGGATTCAGCTTTAATGGCGGCACCGTCGATGAGAAAAGGGCTTTTGCCATTGGAGCTTTTCTTTGGCCTGACCAACTTTAA
- the LOC128032004 gene encoding uncharacterized protein LOC128032004 — MDQTGNQKQKQSLSQFIETQFHINLTQLLLSVSIFSLFFSHSYCLSLFHSFSFTFHNTLAFKFISHNIDKNFIFLLCNGILVFLAKFSGLISSSSQHSNLSDDHYNHQSFKSYTYIPQTPLLELEKEENAGFVEEEAKGSSIDEPFVEDNEESEAYEPEEEEEEDIEESENYEPEEEELMEGNNVLSTEEMNKRFDEFIRKMKEGLRIEAQQQLVMQV, encoded by the coding sequence atggaTCAAACAGGAAACCAGAAGCAGAAGCAATCACTGAGTCAGTTCATAGAAACTCAGTTCCATATAAATCTGACTCAGTTGCTTCTTTCAGTTTCtattttttccttgtttttttcTCACTCATATTGCCTTTCCTTGTTTCATTCCTTTAGCTTCACTTTCCATAACACACTTGCTTTCAAGTTTATTAGCCATAACATTGATAAAAACTTCATATTCCTTCTTTGCAATGGCATCCTTGTTTTCCTTGCAAAATTTTCTGGACTCATTAGTTCTTCATCACAGCATAGTAATCTTAGTGATGATCACTATAATCATCAGTCTTTCAAAAGCTATACATACATCCCTCAAACACCATTGTTGGAGTTGGAGAAGGAAGAAAATGCTGGTTTTGTTGAAGAAGAGGCAAAAGGGTCCTCAATTGATGAACCTTTTGTTGAAGACAACGAAGAAAGTGAAGCCTATGAaccagaagaagaagaagaagaagatattgAAGAAAGTGAAAACTATGAaccagaagaagaagaattaaTGGAAGGAAACAATGTGTTAAGTACTGAAGAGATGAACAAAagatttgatgaatttatcagaaaaatgaaggaaggaTTAAGGATCGAAGCTCAACAACAATTAGTCATGCAGGTTTAA
- the LOC105768543 gene encoding receptor-like protein 7, giving the protein MASLLTSYHFLYLFFFFPHLSASSVTHLCSHHEATALIHFKNSFSIIKTEFTSLLCDDIAGLKSYPKTNSWKEGTDCCSWDGVTCDHLNAHVIALDLSCSWLYGNFPSNSTLFLLPYIQKLNLAYNDFNYSKMPFEFGQFTRLVYLNISETLFAGKVPSQISHLSKLVSLDLSHNVFFDQLTLDKNILEGLVHNLTEVRHLFLDRIIMPSINPNVFMNLSSSIKSLSLGGCDLQGKFPSNILHSPNLNLLNLGYNRNLSLDLLKFNQSSNLEHLDLSWMSFTKLIDSIDNLHALKYLDLSHSNLRGSISRSLGNLLQLTYLDLSWNQLSGQVPLSILNLTQLQHLRIAENSLEGPIPDEVAAFPNLISLDLSNNLLNGKLPSWLYTASSLMEIYLSQNQFSGHIKEFQSKSLEMIVLGNNKLQGPLPSSIFQSLNLTWLLLYSNNLSGVIEFSMFSNLPNLEYLDLSQNSLSLSSNNVSQFPPFLKGSKKLKALDLSNNRIEGKIPQWLQEVTCDSLSYLNLSHNSLTEVEQLPWKNINILDLSSNLIHGNLPIPSSTINVFLISNNSLGGEISSLICNVSALQVLDLSHNKLIGTIPQCFGNLSNTLEFLNLKKNKFYGMILPTFAKGCQLSYLNLNGNQFEGPLSPSILNCRSLEVLDLGNNKINDTFPHWLGSLPRLQVLVLKSNQMHGSLHDHSSKSSPCFSKIQIFDLSSNYFSGPLPGRYINSFKAIINLTKDASTMTYMGVQDVNGSGGFYSYSIGIVMKGQDIALNKIFVMWAIIDLSNNKFDGEIPKVIGKLRSLKGLNLSHNNLNGYIPTSIGSLTNLEWLDLSSNKLVGWIPRELLNLTALSMLNLSMNELVGCIPQGKQFNTFGNTSYEGNKGLHGFPLSSDCNNNEQPPPSNLSEEGGLKSNIDFGWKVVLLGYGCGVVLGLGVGYVVFQTGKPKWIVSLVEDHIEKRRRRKPMTGNRSNGGRRI; this is encoded by the coding sequence ATGGCCTCCTTACTCACATCCTATCACTTCCTTTAcctatttttcttcttccctcATCTTTCTGCCTCTTCAGTAACACACTTGTGCTCTCATCACGAAGCTACTGCATTGATCCATTTCAAGAActcattttccatcatcaaaacAGAGTTTACTTCTCTTCTTTGTGATGATATTGCTGGCCTTAAATCTTATCCTAAGACAAATTCATGGAAAGAGGGTACAGATTGCTGCTCATGGGATGGGGTCACTTGTGATCACCTAAATGCTCATGTCATTGCCCTTGACTTGAGTTGCAGTTGGTTGTATGGCAACTTCCCTTCCAATAGTactcttttccttcttccttATATTCAAAAACTCAACCTTGCCtacaatgattttaattattccaaGATGCCCTTTGAGTTTGGTCAGTTTACAAGGCTGGTGTATCTTAACATCTCAGAAACGTTATTTGCAGGAAAAGTCCCATCCCAAATCTCCCACTTGTCAAAATTGGTTTCACTTGATCTCTCTCATAATGTGTTTTTTGACCAATTAACACttgacaaaaatattttggagGGACTTGTTCACAACCTAACTGAGGTGAGACATCTTTTTCTTGATAGAATTATCATGCCTTCTATTAATCCTAATGTTTTCATGAATCTATCCTCTTCTATAAAGTCTCTCAGTCTTGGTGGTTGTGATTTGCAAGGAAAATTCCCAAGTAACATTCTTCATTCGCCAAATCTCAATTTGCTCAACTTAGGATACAACCGAAACCTTAGTCTTGATCTTCTGAAGTTCAATCAGAGCAGTAATCTTGAACATTTGGATCTGTCATGGATGTCCTTTACAAAATTGATTGATTCGATTGATAACCTACATGCCTTGAAATATTTGGATCTGTCTCATTCCAATTTACGGGGATCAATTTCGAGATCATTGGGGAACCTCTTGCAACTCACTTATTTAGACTTGTCATGGAACCAATTGAGTGGACAAGTTCCATTGTCAATTCTAAACCTGACACAGCTTCAACACTTGAGAATAGCTGAAAATTCTTTAGAAGGTCCCATTCCAGATGAGGTAGCTGCTTTCCCTAATCTAATATCTTTAGACTTATCTAACAATTTACTAAATGGAAAACTTCCGTCATGGTTGTATACTGCTTCCTCCTTAATGGAAATATATCTCTCTCAAAATCAATTCAGTGGACACATCAAAGAATTCCAATCCAAATCACTAGAAATGATAGTGTTAGGGAATAATAAACTCCAAGGTCCTCTTCCATCTTCAATATTCCAATCTCTCAATCTTACCTGGCTCCTTTTATACTCAAATAATCTCAGTGGTGTTATAGAGTTTAGCATGTTCTCAAATCTCCCAAATCTTGAATATCTTGACCTTTCACAAAACAGCCTATCCTTAAGCTCAAATAATGTCAGCCAATTCCCCCCATTTTTGAAAGGGTCAAAAAAGTTGAAAGCTTTAGACCTTTCTAACAATAGAATTGAAGGAAAGATTCCACAATGGCTGCAAGAGGTGACTTGTGACTCTTTGAGTTACTTAAATTTATCTCACAACTCATTGACAGAAGTTGAGCAACTGCCATGGAAGAATATTAATATTCTTGACTTAAGCTCCAATTTGATCCATGGAAATCTTCCAATTCCATCTTCGACAATCAATGTGTTCTTGATCTCAAACAATAGTTTAGGTGGAGAGATATCTTCTTTGATATGCAATGTGAGTGCTCTCCAAGTTCTTGACTTGTCCCACAATAAATTGATTGGAACTATTCCACAatgttttggaaatttgagCAACACCCTTGAATTTTTGAATCTAAAGAAGAACAAGTTTTATGGAATGATTCTTCCAACATTTGCAAAGGGATGTCAATTGAGTTATCTCAACTTAAATGGAAATCAATTTGAAGGGCCTTTGTCACCATCCATCCTCAATTGTAGGTCTTTGGAAGTGCTAGATCTTGGGAACAACAAGATCAATGATACATTTCCTCATTGGTTGGGAAGTCTTCCACGGCTACAAGTTCTTGTACTAAAGTCAAATCAAATGCATGGTTCCTTGCATGACCATAGCTCCAAGTCTAGCCCTTGTTTctctaaaatccaaatttttgaCCTTTCAAGTAATTATTTTTCTGGACCCCTACCTGGGAGATACATCAACAGCTTCAAGGCTATCATAAATCTCACTAAGGATGCAAGTACGATGACATACATGGGTGTGCAAGATGTTAATGGTAGTGGTGGCTTTTATAGCTATTCCATTGGAATTGTGATGAAAGGACAAGATATagcattgaataaaattttcgTCATGTGGGCAATCATTGATCTCTCAAATAATAAGTTCGATGGAGAGATTCCCAAGGTTATTGGAAAGCTTAGATCACTCAAAGGGCTAAACCTTTCTCATAATAACCTTAATGGTTACATTCCCACATCAATAGGGAGTTTGACCAACCTTGAATGGCTAGACCTCTCTTCAAACAAACTGGTTGGATGGATTCCAAGAGAACTGCTAAATTTAACGGCTCTTTCTATGTTAAACCTTTCAATGAATGAATTGGTTGGGTGCATCCCTCAAGGAAAACAATTCAATACCTTTGGAAATACTTCCTATGAAGGGAACAAAGGATTACATGGTTTTCCATTGTCAAGTGATTGCAACAATAATGAGCAACCACCACCTTCAAACTTATCAGAAGAAGGtggattaaaatcaaacattgaTTTTGGGTGGAAAGTAGTGTTGTTGGGTTATGGATGTGGAGTGGTGTTAGGATTGGGCGTGGGATATGTTGTTTTCCAAACTGGTAAGCCAAAGTGGATTGTGAGTTTGGTTGAAGATCATATTGAGAAGAGGCGGAGAAGAAAGCCAATGACAGGGAATCGCAGCAATGGGGGAAGAAGGATCTAG
- the LOC128041173 gene encoding uncharacterized protein LOC128041173 has translation MDQTEKQKQKQSLSQFHRKLTRLLLSVSIFSLFFSHSLFHSLNSTFHDTLAFKFLSHNIEKNFIFLLCNGLLVFLAKFSGLISSSSKHNNDHQSFKSYEYVTQTESTSLDPKTPLLEKEENAGLDEEELKRASVDEPFVEEMNKRFDEFIRKVKEELSTEA, from the coding sequence atggaTCAAACAGAAAAGCAGAAGCAGAAGCAATCACTGAGTCAGTTCCATAGAAAACTGACTCGGTTGCTTCTTTCAGTTTCtattttttccttgtttttttctcattctttgTTCCATTCCTTAAACTCCACTTTCCATGACACACTTGCTTTCAAGTTTCTTAGCCATAACATAGAAAAAAACTTCATATTCCTTCTTTGCAATGGCCTCCTTGTTTTCCTTGCAAAATTTTCTGGACTCATCAGTTCTTCATCAAAGCATAATAATGATCATCAGTCTTTCAAGAGCTATGAATATGTTACTCAAACTGAGTCAACTAGTTTGGATCCCAAAACACCATTGTTAGAGAAGGAAGAAAATGCTGGTCTTGATGAAGAAGAGTTAAAACGGGCATCAGTTGATGAACCTTTTGTTGAAGAGATGAACAAAAggtttgatgaatttatcaGAAAGGTGAAAGAAGAATTAAGCACGGAAGCTTGA